GCTACACCATTATTGCGACATTGACGCCTCTGTTCTATATCCCCCGCTACCTCTTGGCAGTCGTTACTACAACTCGCCTGCCGATAACTACATATTGTCCGTAGGACGCCTAGTTGGCATCAAACGAGTTGATCTCGCCATAAAAGCCCTATCCATAGTGCATCCATTTGTAAAACTTAGGATTGTAGGAATTGCCGAGGATCCACTTATAATGGATTATTATCGCGCTGAAATTAATAGGCTGGGACTCAGCACGCGGGTTGAGTTCCTTGGCCGCGTGAGCGACGAGGAGCTTTTGGAACTTTATAGTCGCTGTCTAGCGGTATACTATGCGCCTTACGATGAGGATTACGGTTTTGTAACATTAGAGGCTTTTGCATCTGCAAAGCCCGTAATAACAGCTAGCGATAGCGGTGGGACATTGGAATTCGTTAGACATATGCAGAACGGACTAGTGCTATCTCCGGATCCGGATACCATAGGCCATGCAATCAATTCGCTTATCGCCAATCCGGATCTGAACAACGAAATGGGACGAGCAGGTCGGCAGTTTATCTGCGACTCGGGCCTGCTTGGCAGTTCCTGGGATGCGGTGATTAACTCTTTATTGTCCCCTATAGGTAGGAGATAACAATGAGAACTAGAATAGCTTGGTTTTCTCCGCTAAACACCAATCCTGCACGTCCGACTAACAGCGTAAGTGCTTATGTTAGCGATGAGTTATTGGACTATTTAAGCAGCTCATTTGACATAGATTTGTTTCACGATTCATTTGAAAAGTACAAGAATTATTCAACGCATCACTATTTGACAGCTTATCGTAGGCACCGAACTAACCCCTATGACATTTTCTTTTACCAAGTAGAGGATCATCCCGCTTCAGATTTTACTAGGTTCCACGTTGGCCTTGCGCCTGGTATTACCTGGTTCCACGACACCTTTTTCTTGCGCGATTTACCAACCCCTCTTCACAATAGCCCCTGGCGACAAATCATAGAAAAGTTTAACAATTCTTCTCTGAACTGGCCTGAGCGAGATAGTCATTATCCGCGGAGCCTGCCATTTGCGATTAGGGAGTGTTGCCAAAGCTTTGTAAACATTTTTTCTAGCGAGCGATATTTAGATACCTATAGAATAGAAAGGGGAAATACTCTCAAAGATGTTCCACACGCATTGGCCTATTACTTGCCCATCCCCGTGGATGGCAGTTCGTTATACTCCACAAGGCGGCAGCAATACTTTATGACAAAGATAGCTTACTGCGGGCTTCCAAACCTAGAGCACAGGGCTCACAAATTGCTGTCTGCCCTCTCGCAGCTAGACAACCAATGTCAGCTTGTTTGGCTGCTGGAGGAAAGTGAGTTAAGCCAGGCAAGGGATTTACTTAAGGAATTTGAAATCTCAGATGTTACTTTTAAAACCCCTAGGACACCTGCTCACTGGAAGGAAATTGTAGAAACCGCTGAGATAGCGATTCATACTCTTTTTTCTGTTTATGGCCATACCGAACCATATCTTTCTATTAGCCTAATGGCTGGCGTGCCATCGATAGTAACTAACTTTGCTAATAATGAGCTATTGCCGAGCGGCGTTGTGCAAAAGATTTATGCCGGTTACGGCGAAGCCGAAGAAATAGCAAACGCTATTCGGAAAATCCTGGACGAGCCAGAAAAATTTCGAGCCGTCGCCAAAAACTACGCCCGGGAAAAGTCTTCTAGCTACTGTATTGCCGGGGAATTAAATGATATTTTCGAGAGCACTCTTTTTCATATACGCAAACAAAGACAGCGCTGGACCGAGTTTGAACATCGTGCCGGCGAATCCTTGATACAAGAGTGCCGCTCTAATTACCAGCATCTACTCGACGC
This window of the Deltaproteobacteria bacterium genome carries:
- a CDS encoding glycosyltransferase, which gives rise to MRTRIAWFSPLNTNPARPTNSVSAYVSDELLDYLSSSFDIDLFHDSFEKYKNYSTHHYLTAYRRHRTNPYDIFFYQVEDHPASDFTRFHVGLAPGITWFHDTFFLRDLPTPLHNSPWRQIIEKFNNSSLNWPERDSHYPRSLPFAIRECCQSFVNIFSSERYLDTYRIERGNTLKDVPHALAYYLPIPVDGSSLYSTRRQQYFMTKIAYCGLPNLEHRAHKLLSALSQLDNQCQLVWLLEESELSQARDLLKEFEISDVTFKTPRTPAHWKEIVETAEIAIHTLFSVYGHTEPYLSISLMAGVPSIVTNFANNELLPSGVVQKIYAGYGEAEEIANAIRKILDEPEKFRAVAKNYAREKSSSYCIAGELNDIFESTLFHIRKQRQRWTEFEHRAGESLIQECRSNYQHLLDACRTFANYSSPDWQLDCQSGYSDLGWT
- a CDS encoding glycosyltransferase family 4 protein; protein product: MSTIAILNVKFSHTSGGAEILGQALVRELEKRNHEVHLLELPLVFHPKESLLNQVAFWRSFSVERALGKRVDLIIATKFPTYYIRHSLKSIWLIHQHRQIYDLFGTRYSDFSDDPRDEQLRHMLTDGDIKVIGEADYVSAISATVANRLHHYCDIDASVLYPPLPLGSRYYNSPADNYILSVGRLVGIKRVDLAIKALSIVHPFVKLRIVGIAEDPLIMDYYRAEINRLGLSTRVEFLGRVSDEELLELYSRCLAVYYAPYDEDYGFVTLEAFASAKPVITASDSGGTLEFVRHMQNGLVLSPDPDTIGHAINSLIANPDLNNEMGRAGRQFICDSGLLGSSWDAVINSLLSPIGRR